From the Jeongeupia sp. HS-3 genome, the window CGTCGAATTGCGTGCCATGGCCGATCAGGCTGTCGATCCGCTGACTGCCTTTCTTTTTCTTGAACATCACAACTCCCCTTGCTGATTATTGCAGCTCGCGAGCGGCTGCTTGTCTTTTTCGCTAACGAGTTTCAGCTCGATACGCTCTACCTTGGCCGCAACCGGCAAGGTCAACTCGCCTTCGGTGCTACCGTAATGGCGAAACGCCAGCGGCGTCGCAGCCAGATCAAGCCGGCGTCGCGTACTGCCTTCCCGTAGCGTGGCGCTTGGCAGCAGCTGACCGGCAAATGCGGCATCGCGCCCAGCCCCCTGCGTCGCCAACACCCGCCAGCGCCAGCGGCCCTCGCCAACCGGCTCGAAGTCACAGCGCACCAGCTCGACCGGCCGGTTACGCTCATTGCGCGTCAACAAGGTCTCGAAAAATGCCAGCCGTTGTTGCTGCCCGGCCAGTTGCTGCTGCGCGTCGGCCAACTGGGCGGCCAAGGCCTTGCGTGCCGCCTCGCTGACTTCAAAGCGCTGCTGCGCCGCCACTGACTGTGCCGCCAGCGAATCGCGCTGCGACTGCCCCGCCGCATTCGCGACGATCTTGTCCTGCCATTGCTGCCTTGCCAGCTCTCGCGCCTGGCGGCCGCCAAACCAGTCGCCAGCCACGAAAGCCAGCGCGAGCGCACTCAAGCACACCAGCACGCGCCACGCCCGGCCACGCCAACCGAGCGCCGGCCGTAGGGTGAGCGGCGTCGCCGTCAGCCGGGCCCGCTGCAAACGGTACAGACGCCTGAGCGGCATCGGCGCTTAAGGCAGCAAAGGAACGACGTCCAGGCCCTGCGTTTCCGGCAGGCCGAACATCAGATTCATCACTTGTACCGCCTGCCCCGACGCACCCTTGACCAGATTGTCTTCAACGACAAGGATCACCAGCAGATCGCCATTACCCGGACGGTGCACGGCGATGCGGGCGATGTTTGAGCCGCGTACCGAGCGCGTTTCCGGGCAGCTGCCCGCCGGCATCACATCGACGAAAGGCTCGCCGGCGTAGCGGTCTTCAAACAGCTGCTGGAAATCGGTATCGCGCCCTTCGGGCTTGATGCGCGCGTAGATGGTTGAATGGATGCCGCGAATCATCGGCGTCAGATGCGGCACGAAGGTCAGTGATACCGGCGCACCGTGAATCGCACTCAGGCCTTGATTGATTTCCGGCGAGTGACGATGCCCCTTGACGGCGTAGGCCTTGAAGTTGTCGCTGGACTCGGCAAACAAGGTACCGACCTCGGCCTTGCGACCGGCGCCGGACACGCCGGATTTGCAGTCGGCGATCAGCGTATCGGCCTCGATCAGCTGCTGGCCACCTTCGAGCAGCGGCAACAGCCCGAGCTGCACCGACGTCGGGTAACAGCCGGCCATGCCGATCAGCCTTGCAGCCTTGATCGCATCGCGATTGACCTCGGCCAGACCGTAGACCGCCTCGTCGAGCAGATCGGTGCAGCTGTGTTCCATCGCGTACCACTTGGCAAACTCGGCCGGATCCTTGAGGCGGAAATCGGCGGCGAGGTCAATCACCTTGACGCCGGCATCAAGCAGCTCGCGCGCCTGCGCCATTGCCACGCCATGCGGCGTGGCGAAGAACACCACATCGCAGCCCTTGAGATTAGCCTCTTCCGGGGTCGAGAACGCCACGTCGACACGGCCGCGCAGGCTCGGGAACATTTCGGCAACCTGCATGCCGGCTTCCTTGCGCGATGTCACCGCTTCGATACGCGCGCCGGCATGCCCTGCCAGCAAGCGCAACAACTCGACTCCGGTGTAGCCCGTACCGCCGACAATCCCGACCTTGACCATCTCGCACTCCTTGTAAGCAATGCTCGCGATCATAAAACAAAAGCCGCCCTGATGGGCGGCTCTCGTCTGGCCTCAGACGCCAGAAACGACAAAGCCGCCCAAAGGCGGCCTTGCTGGTGCAGACAAGCTCGAAATTAACGCTTCGAGAATTGCTTGCGACGGCGGGCTTTGTGGAAGCCAACCTTCTTACGTTCGACTTCACGTGCATCGCGGGTAACGAGACCTGCAGCCTTCAATGCCGGCTTCAGTTCTGCGTTGTAATCGATCAGAGCGCGAGTCACGCCGTGACGAACCGCACCGGCCTGACCGGTTTCACCGCCACCGTTGACGTTGACAAGAATGTCGAACGCTTCGAGGTTTTCGGTGAGGGTCAAAGGCTGACGAACGATCATGCGGCTGGTTTCGCGGCTGAAATACTGATCAACCGGCTTGCCATTGACGACGATGTTGCCCGAGCCCTTGGCCAGGAACACGCGGGCAACGGCGCTCTTGCGGCGACCGGTACCGTAGTTGTACTTACCTACCATTTTGCTATTCCTTGTTCAGGGCTCAGACTTCAAGCGCTTTAGGCTGCTGCGCGGTATGAGGATGCTCATTACCGGCATACACCTTCATCTTCTTGAGCATTGCGTAGCCCAGAGGGCCCTTCGGCAACATGCCCTTGACGGCTTTTTCCAGCACACGGCCTGGGAATTTATCTTGCATTTCGGCGAAGGTGCGCTGATAGATACCGCCCGGATGACCGGTGTGACGGTAATAAATCTTCGATTGTGCTTTGTCGCCGGTCACTCGCAGCTTATCTGCGTTCACCACAACGATGTAGTCGCCGCAATCGACGTGCGGGGTGTATTCGGCTTTGTGTTTGCCGCGCAAACGCTTGGCAATTTCAGCCGCAAGGCGACCCAGCACTTTGTCAGTGGCATCAACAACGAGCCACTCGCGCTTCACCTCGTGCGGCTTGGCAGAGAAGGTTTTCATGACTGCTTAGTCCACGTTACGAATTCGAGAAAGTCGCAGATTTTATCCCCCTAAGAAAGAACATGTCAAATCTAGCGAGAGGAACCCACCAAAAAAAACGCAACCCGTGAGGATTGCGCATGAATTCCACCAAAAAATGGAGGATGGAGGAGACAACGCCGGGCAAGCCCGACGCCGAAACCCATTTTTGCATGCTGGCTTCATGCAAACAAGGCACAAGAGCGTCAAAAATGCCATTCGACTGATCAGGTAAAACCCCTAAAAGCTGCGTCAGATCAAGCTTCTCTCTACAATTGCCGCCTTGATTCGATAACAAGCGGCTCGCGTGAAAAGGAAGTCATGAAAGTACGTCTGAAGTGGGTGGAAGCGGTCAGTTTTCTGGCGCAGTCGGAGTCCGGGCACGCGGTCTTGATGGATGGTCCACCCGAAGGCGGTGGTCGCAATCTTGGGCCACGGCCGATGGAAATGCTCCTGATGGGCATGACCGGCTGCTCGACCTACGATGTGATTCATATTCTCAAGAAGGGCCGTGCCGATGTGCGCGACTGCGTGGTCGAGGTCGATGCCGACCGCGCCGAGGTCGACCCCAAGGTGTTCACCAAGATCCACCTGTACTTTATCGTCACCGGCCGCTCGCTCAAGCCCGAGCAGGTCGAGCGGGCGATCAAGCTCTCGGCCGAGAAATACTGCTCGGCATCGATCATGCTCGGCCAGATGGCCGAAATCACCCACGATTTTAAGATCATCGAAGCCGACTGATACGGCCATCATCGCCAATAAAAAGGCTATGTATCCGCTAACTGTTGTGGATCACTGCGCTACGCCTGCTAGCCCAAGCAACAAGCCGTATTCCAGCGTGCCGTTGGCGTCACTGGTATCGCAAGGGTTCACGCCACTTACGTGAGGTTGCAACAGTTAACGTCGACAGAGCCAATAAAAAAGCCGCCTCAGGGCGGCTTTTTGCATGCTGCATATCGAGTCACTTCATCGTATCGGGTACGCCGCACTGCTCCTTGTCCGCGTCAGTCACGCGTCGCTGGCGGCCAAAACGCGGTGCATTCTGTTCGCCGTAGATCAGCGTATACGGCAGGCCGATTACCAGCGCGCCACCGACGATATTGCCCAAGGTTGCCGGAATCAGGTTGGAGACGATGAAGTGCCCCCAGCTCACATCCAGCCCCCCCAGCATCGCCGCCGGAATGATGAACATATTGGCGATGCTGTGCTCCATGCCGAGGGTGACGAAGGCCATCACCGGGAACCAGATGCCCAACACTCGCCCGAAGGTGTCCTTGGCCGAGTAGCCCTGCATGGTGGCGACGCAAACCAGCACATTGGCGAGCACGCCCTTCATAAAGGTCATCATGAATGGATGCGAGGTTTTGCCCTGCGCGATACCGATCAGGTAAGCGGTCGCCGGATCGCCGGGCGTGATCAGATGGGTCAGGTAGACCAGGAAGTACGCCGCGCCGACCGCACCGATAAAGTTGCCGAAATATGAAATCCCCCAGAAGCGCAGCATTTCACCGACACCGAGTTCGCCCCGCAATACGGCCGAGGCGCCGAGAGCGCAATTGGAGGTAAACAGGTCGGCGCCGGTCAGCGTGACCGCGATAAAGCCGAGCGGGAACAGCGCGCCGAAGATGAACTTCACCAGGCCCGGGTTGCTGACCGCCAGACCGGTACAACCGCCGGCGACGATCACAGCCAGAATGGTACCGATGCCGATGAACATGCCGCCAAGCACAGCGATGCCGAGCAATCGCCCGGGATGCAATCGGGCCTTCTCGGCACCGGCATGGGCAATGTAGCCGACGATTTCGGCAGGGGAACGAAGTGTGGAGGACGAAGGAGAGGAAGACATGGCGCGCCTGTAGCAATAAAACATGACGTCTAGTTATACGCCGCGCACATCATGTAGTTTTGGTACAAGTTCCGAACAAAGCAGACAACAATCGGCGAAGCTGATCCAGATCAAACGGCGCACTCCCGACTACGCCTTTGGGACTAATTTACGTGTTTATTGCAATTATTTTATGTCGTATGCGCAGGCATCAGAAGCGATAGCTCAGCGAGGTCATCAGCTTGGATGTCACGCCCATCAGCGCCTTCAGCGGCAACGGCAGTTCGGCGGCGCCAAGCTCGACCGCGATATCGGCATGCCCCATCTCGTCACGGTACATCTGCTCGACAATGGCGCGGCTCTTGGCATCCTGCACCGGCAGGGTCTGCAGATGTGATTGCAGGTGCGCGCCGACCTGACGCTCGGTTTCTGCCAGGAAGCCCAGATTCCATTTGTCGCCGATCACGCCGGCGGTCACGCCGATCGCCAGGCTGCCCGCATACAAAAGCGGGTTGAGCACGCTCTTGTGGCTACCGAGTTCCTCGATCCGACGCTCGGTCCACGCCAGATGTTCGACCTCTTCCTGTGCGGCGTGACGCAGCGCCTCACGGTTGGCCGGGTCGCGCGCCGTCAGCGCCTGTCCCTGGTACAGCGCCTGGGCGCAGATCTCGCCGCTATGGTTCACGCGCATCAAGCCGGCGGCATGGCGCTTTTCGGCCTCGTCAAAATCGGTATCGTCGATATGCGCATCGGGATGTGCACGCGCACTAGTTGCCGGCGCCGCGAGCGTACGCAGCACGGTGTCGAATTCGGCAACCAGGGTATCGAGCTTGGGCAGCCCTGGCAGGGCGGGCAGTTTGAGCATGGCGTTCTCCTTGGCGTCGATTTTACTATTTATCGGCGTGCTATGATTCGGCGGATTTTCACCGCTATCGATACGGATCAGAACACGATGAAAAAATTCTTTGCCGCCGCGGCGCTGAGCGTTGCCACGATGTCCGCCTGGGCCGCCAACCCGCAGGTCGAGCTGGTGACCAACAAGGGCAAGATCGTCCTTGAGCTGTACCCGGAAAAGGCGCCGGCCACGGTTGCCAACTTTCTGCAGTACGTGAAAGACAAGCACTACGACAGCACGATTTTTCACCGTGTCGTCGCCGGCTTCGTCGTCCAGGGCGGCGGTTTCGACGCCAAGATGAACCAGAAAGCGACACGCGCGCCGGTGAAGAATGAAGCGCAGGCCGCCTTCAAGGCCGGGCTGAAGAACGATCGCGGCACCGTCGCCATGGCACGAACCAACGACCCGAACTCGGCGTCCAGCCAGTTCTACGTCAACCTGAAGAACAACGATTTTCTGAACTGGCCGGGCAGCGACGGCTTCGGCTACGCGGTATTCGGCAAGGTCGTGGCCGGGCTCGACGTGGTCGACAAGATCGCCGCGGTCAAGACCATGCCGGGCGATGCGCCGCTGGAACCGGTGGTGCTGCAATCGGCGCGTGAACTCCCCGCTGCCGCAGCGGCCAAATAAACACATTCAATTCAACAAGCAAGGATCAATCATGACCCAAGTAAAACTGAGCACCAGCGCCGGCGATATCGTTCTTGAACTCGATGAAGTCAAGGCGCCGATCACCGTCGCCAACTTCGTCCAATATGTGAAAGATGGCCACTACGACAACACCGTGTTCCACCGCGTGATCGATGGCTTCATGGTTCAGGGCGGCGGTTTCGCACCGGGCATGAAAGAGAAGAAGTCCCGCGATAACATCAAGAACGAAGCCGACAACGGCCTGAAGAACGACGCCTACACCGTGGCGATGGCGCGTACGCCCGAGCCGCACTCGGCCTCGGCACAGTTCTTTATCAACGTCGCCAACAACGACTTCCTCAACTTCCGTGCCGCAACGCCGCAAGGCTACGGCTATGCCGTGTTCGGCAAGGTTGTCGAAGGCAAGGAGGTCGTCGACGCGATCAAGGGTGTGAAGACCGGCAACAGCGGCTTCCATCAGGATGTGCCGAAGGAAGACGTGCTGATCGTCAAGGCCGAAGTCCTCGGCTGATCGATCGCTGATCGTGCCAACGCCGCCCGCCCGGGCGGCGTTGTCGTATCCGGATCGCTGAACCATGCCCTCGCCCTGGCTCTGGCACGCCCCCAGCTTCGCACTGTTTACCGGCGGAGCGCTGATGCTGCTGCTCGCGGCCTGGGTGGCCGCGCGCCCCGCTTTCGCCGGCCGCGCCGCCTTTATCGGCATGCAGTTGACGCTGGCATGGTGGTGCAGCATGGCCGGGCTCGAATATGCCAGCACCGAGGCCGCGCTCAAGGTCGATCTGGCACGCTGGACCTGGCCGGCGATCATGCTCGGGCCGACGTTCTGGCTGCTGTTCGCGCTGCGCTACCTGTACGGCTATCGCGCGCCGCTGGGGCTGCGCGGCCACGCGCTGGCGTGGAGCGGCCCCTTGCTGGTTGGCTTGCTTGCCGTCAGCGACGGCCAGCATCACGGCCTGTACCGCGCCTATCTGCCCATCCGCGCCGAGCTCGGCAGCCAGCTGCACTATTTCGCCGGCCCGGTGTTCTATTTCGCCGCGCTCTATCTGTACCTGTTGATGCTCGGCGCGATGGCGCTGATGCTGTTGAGCCTGAGCCGCTGCGCCCAGGCCTACCGCAAGCAGTACCTCGGCTTTGTACTGGCGTCGCTGCCGCCGTGGATCGCCAATGTCGGCTACATCACCCGGACATGGACGCTATTCGATTTCGATCCGACCCCGTTCGCGCTGGCGCTGACCTGCGTGATCTTTGCCTGGCTGATCCGCCACGGCCAGCTGTTCGACCTGATCCCGGTCGCGCGCACGCTGCTGCTCGACGCACTGCCCGATCCGGTGCTGCTGATCGACCGGCGTGGCCGCGTCATCGAGGCCAATCCGGCCGCGCGCTACTGGCTCGGCGATGAACCGGTCGGCCGGCCGCTGGCCGACTGGCCCTGGCTGGCGCAAGGCTTGACGCTGTCGAACCAGGAGCTGCTGAGCCACGCCGGCCACGATTTCGAAATCAACCGCCGCCTGCTCGGCACGCCGGCGCAGCCGGCCGGCGAGTTGCTGCTGCTGCGCGACATCAGCCACCGCACCCGGGTCGAGCACGAGCTGTCGAGCGCGCTCGCGGTGCTCGAAGCGCAGCTCGACGCCAACCAGACGCTGCAACGGCAATTGCGCGAAGCCTCGATCCGCGACCCGCTCACCGGCTGCTACAACCGGCGTTTTCTGGCCGAAGTCGGCCCGCGCGAGCTGCTGCACGCCGAGCGCACCCGCCGGTCGATGGCGCTGGTGCTGATCGACTTCGACCATTTCAAGGTACTGAACGATAGCGACGGTCACGCCGCCGGCGATGCCGCGCTCGTGGCGTTTGCCGGATGCTGGCAACAACACGGCCGACAGGACGACTATTGCTTCCGTTACGGCGGCGAAGAGTGGCTGTTGCTGTTGCCCGGTTGCAATGCGGCGCAGGCGACCGAGCGCGTCGATGCCTTGCGGCTGGCCTTTGCCGGTTTGTGCATCGGCCCACGCCAGCGCAGCCTCACCTTCTCGGCCGGCGTCGCCGCATTTCCAATGGATGCCGGCGACCTGGCCGCACTCACCGCCCTGGCCGACGCCGCGCTCTATCAGGCCAAGGCGGCGGGCAGAAATCGCGTCATCAGCATCACCCCGCCCGAGACTACTTTCAGCGAAACCGATGTCTAAGCCTGTTTTATTGATCTCCGACCTGCACCTGTCGCCCGCCGATCCGGCCACCGCCGAGGCCTTCGGCCGCTTTCTCGCCGGCACCGCACGCGATGCCCGGGCGCTGTATATCCTCGGCGATCTGTTCGACGTGTGGATCGGCGACGACCAGCTAAACGACCCGTTCTACGCCGAACTCGCCGCACGGTTACGCGCCCTGGCCGCCAGCGGCGTGCCGGTGTCGTTCATGGCCGGTAATCGCGATTTCCTGTGCGGGGCGCGCTTTGCCCGCGAGGCCGGGCTGACACTGATCGCCGATCCAACGCCGATTGCACCGTTCGGCACGCCGGTGCTGCTGGCGCACGGCGATGCCTATTGCACCGACGACGCCGATTATCAGCGCTTTCGGCGCATCGTCCGCTCACCGCTGGTGCAGTGGCTGTGGCGGCGCCTGCCCTATCGCTGGCGCAACCGCGAGGCAGCCAAGCTGCGCGAGAAATCGACGGCGATGAACCAGCGCAAGACCGCCGACATCATGGACGTCAATCGCAACGCCATCGAGGCCGCAATGCGCAATGCCAAGGTAGCCACGCTGATCCACGGCCATACGCACCGGCCGGCACGGCACGTTGAAGCCGCCGGCGTGCGCTGGGTGCTGGCGGACTGGCACGCCGGCAGCGGCGGCTATCTGAGCCTCGACGAGCGCGGCGTCAGCATGTACGCGCTCGACGGCACGCCGTTTCCGTTCGCCCGTTAAGCCCCGTTAAGCTTCCGGCATCAGTTCGCGTCGACGCGTACCCACACCGTGTACACCGTCGCCGCTTGCACGCGCGAACCGATGCCTGAGCCGCGGGCCTGCTGCGTCGACTCGCCGACCGGCAGCCACTCGCCCAGCGCGCCGGCAACTTCGCTATACACCGCGCGCTGATCGATGCTGCCGTTGCCGTTGAAGCGGCTGCTTTGCGGATACAGCCGCAGCTGCACCCGCTCACCGACGACTTGCGGCTCGACCCAGAAACCGCTGCCGACCGACTGCCATTGCCCGCCCTGGGTGACGATGCTGTAGCCGGGCCGGAACACCCACGACAGCGTCGGCACGAAACGCGATTCGCCGAGCGAAATCATCGCCCGGCCACCGTCGATCGTCGTCACCCTTTGCACCGCCGCCTGCCGCGTGTCCCGGGAGCGCTGCGCGTCGATCGCGACGACGGCGCCGCTGCCACGGTTGGAAATCACCACCGAACCATCGGCATCGAGCCCCGAACGCGAACCGGATTCGCGCTGCTCGACGCTCACGGTCAGGCGCCGCGTCGGCGTATCGAGTCGACTGACCAGCGCAGAGATGCGGGCAAAGGTCGCCTCGTCCGGCGCGCGCACGACGAGCTGATCGTAAAAACCCTGAATCGCCGCGTCGGGAAAGGCCTGCTGCAGCAGCGGCGCCAGCTCGGACGCCGTTTTGTGCCGCAGTTGCACCGTATCGACAACGTCGGCCAGTGCGGCACCGGCCAACAATAGGCTCCCGAACATCAGTGCGCGCATGGCGATCTCCTTGAAACTAACGCCCCCAAGGCCCGGACACGGTCGAGCGCCGTTCCAGCAGGCAGATCGCCTGCGCCTCGACCGCTTCGGACGCGCCGACCGGGCCGAGCTTCTCGTAGGTCTTGGCCTTGACGTTGACGTCGGTGGTTTCAATACCGAGATCGGCGGCGATATTGGCGACCATCTGCGGAATATGCGGCGCCATTTTCGGCCGCTGGATCAGGATGCTGGCGTCGATATTGCTCACCCGCCAGCCCGCCTCGGCCACGCGCCGTACCGCCTCGCGCAACAACACACGGCTGTCGGCACCCTTGAATTCCTCAGCGGTATCGGGGAAATGCCGGCCGATATCACCCAAGCCTGCGGCGCCAAGCACGGCGTCGGTAATCGCGTGCAACAGTGCATCGGCATCCGAATGGCCGAGCAGGCCCTTTTCGAACGGAATCGTCACGCCGCCCAGAATCAGCGGCCGACCTTCGACCAGCCGGTGTACATCCCATCCTTGGCCGATTCTCATTTGTTCTCTCCTGCCTGACTCACGACCAGCGCGGCAATCGCCTCAAGCTCGCAAGCATCCACATCATCAAAATCGCCCAGCCGTTCGCTATCGACATCAAGCACGCCGATCACCCCGCCCTGCGCATTGCGCAGCGGCACGACGACTTCCGAGCGCGATGCCGACGAGCAGGCGATATGACCGGGAAAAGCATCGACATCGGCAACCAGCTGCGTTTCGTTGCGCGCCCACGCGGTTCCGCAAACACCGCGACCGTGGCGGATACGGAAACACGCCACCGGCCCCTGGAACGGCCCGAGCACCAGCTCGTCGCCGTCAACCAGATAGAAGCCGACCCAGAGCCAGTCGAAGGACTGTTTCAGCGCCGCGGCGGTATTGGCCAGCCTGGCGGTGAGATTGGTTTCACCATCGAGCAAGGCCGCCAGTTGCGGCAGCAAGGAGGCGTAGCGGGCAGCCTTGTCGCCGCCGGCAATGATCAGGTTTTCGGCCATTCTGTTCCGTTCCTCGCTGCCAGAATCAGACTGGCAAGCTGCAAATCGTGCGGGTAGGTCACCTTGAGGTTCCACGGGCTGCCCATCAGCAGCCGTGGCGATTCGCCCTGTTTCTCCAGCGCGCTGGCCTCGTCGGTAATGTCCGGGCCCATGCCGGTTTCGAGTGCACCGGCGAGCACCGCAAGACGGAACATCTGTGGCGTTTGCGCCTGCCACAGCCCGGCGCGCGAGGTGGTTGCGGCGATCCGGTCGCCCGCGGTCGCACGCTTGAGGGTATCGGCGACCGGCAGCGCCAGAATGCCGCCGACCGGGTCATCACGTAATGCATCGATCATGCCGGCGACTTGCGCCGGATCGACGCACGGCCGCGCCGCGTCGTGCACCAGTACCCAGGTATCCGAGGCGGTAAACAACGACAAGGCCTGCAAGCCGCTGAGTACCGACTCGGCGCGGCTGTCGCCGCCGCAGCGCATGACCACCAGCCGTTCAAAGCCTTGCCAGTCGTACGCGTCCCACCACTCATCCTCGGGCGAGACCACCACAAAAATGCGTCCCAGCGCCGCCACCGCGTGCAGCGCGGTCAGCGTGTGCCAGATCAGCGGCTTGCCCAGTAGATCGAGGTATTGTTTCGGCGTTTCGCTCGCCATGCGGCTGCCGCTACCGGCGGCCGGCACCAGCGCG encodes:
- the ispF gene encoding 2-C-methyl-D-erythritol 2,4-cyclodiphosphate synthase — its product is MRIGQGWDVHRLVEGRPLILGGVTIPFEKGLLGHSDADALLHAITDAVLGAAGLGDIGRHFPDTAEEFKGADSRVLLREAVRRVAEAGWRVSNIDASILIQRPKMAPHIPQMVANIAADLGIETTDVNVKAKTYEKLGPVGASEAVEAQAICLLERRSTVSGPWGR
- the rpsI gene encoding 30S ribosomal protein S9 yields the protein MVGKYNYGTGRRKSAVARVFLAKGSGNIVVNGKPVDQYFSRETSRMIVRQPLTLTENLEAFDILVNVNGGGETGQAGAVRHGVTRALIDYNAELKPALKAAGLVTRDAREVERKKVGFHKARRRKQFSKR
- a CDS encoding OsmC family protein, producing MKVRLKWVEAVSFLAQSESGHAVLMDGPPEGGGRNLGPRPMEMLLMGMTGCSTYDVIHILKKGRADVRDCVVEVDADRAEVDPKVFTKIHLYFIVTGRSLKPEQVERAIKLSAEKYCSASIMLGQMAEITHDFKIIEAD
- a CDS encoding UDP-2,3-diacylglucosamine diphosphatase, translating into MSKPVLLISDLHLSPADPATAEAFGRFLAGTARDARALYILGDLFDVWIGDDQLNDPFYAELAARLRALAASGVPVSFMAGNRDFLCGARFAREAGLTLIADPTPIAPFGTPVLLAHGDAYCTDDADYQRFRRIVRSPLVQWLWRRLPYRWRNREAAKLREKSTAMNQRKTADIMDVNRNAIEAAMRNAKVATLIHGHTHRPARHVEAAGVRWVLADWHAGSGGYLSLDERGVSMYALDGTPFPFAR
- a CDS encoding histidine kinase N-terminal 7TM domain-containing protein, giving the protein MPSPWLWHAPSFALFTGGALMLLLAAWVAARPAFAGRAAFIGMQLTLAWWCSMAGLEYASTEAALKVDLARWTWPAIMLGPTFWLLFALRYLYGYRAPLGLRGHALAWSGPLLVGLLAVSDGQHHGLYRAYLPIRAELGSQLHYFAGPVFYFAALYLYLLMLGAMALMLLSLSRCAQAYRKQYLGFVLASLPPWIANVGYITRTWTLFDFDPTPFALALTCVIFAWLIRHGQLFDLIPVARTLLLDALPDPVLLIDRRGRVIEANPAARYWLGDEPVGRPLADWPWLAQGLTLSNQELLSHAGHDFEINRRLLGTPAQPAGELLLLRDISHRTRVEHELSSALAVLEAQLDANQTLQRQLREASIRDPLTGCYNRRFLAEVGPRELLHAERTRRSMALVLIDFDHFKVLNDSDGHAAGDAALVAFAGCWQQHGRQDDYCFRYGGEEWLLLLPGCNAAQATERVDALRLAFAGLCIGPRQRSLTFSAGVAAFPMDAGDLAALTALADAALYQAKAAGRNRVISITPPETTFSETDV
- a CDS encoding peptidylprolyl isomerase, whose translation is MSAWAANPQVELVTNKGKIVLELYPEKAPATVANFLQYVKDKHYDSTIFHRVVAGFVVQGGGFDAKMNQKATRAPVKNEAQAAFKAGLKNDRGTVAMARTNDPNSASSQFYVNLKNNDFLNWPGSDGFGYAVFGKVVAGLDVVDKIAAVKTMPGDAPLEPVVLQSARELPAAAAAK
- the coq7 gene encoding 2-polyprenyl-3-methyl-6-methoxy-1,4-benzoquinone monooxygenase, which translates into the protein MLKLPALPGLPKLDTLVAEFDTVLRTLAAPATSARAHPDAHIDDTDFDEAEKRHAAGLMRVNHSGEICAQALYQGQALTARDPANREALRHAAQEEVEHLAWTERRIEELGSHKSVLNPLLYAGSLAIGVTAGVIGDKWNLGFLAETERQVGAHLQSHLQTLPVQDAKSRAIVEQMYRDEMGHADIAVELGAAELPLPLKALMGVTSKLMTSLSYRF
- the rplM gene encoding 50S ribosomal protein L13 translates to MKTFSAKPHEVKREWLVVDATDKVLGRLAAEIAKRLRGKHKAEYTPHVDCGDYIVVVNADKLRVTGDKAQSKIYYRHTGHPGGIYQRTFAEMQDKFPGRVLEKAVKGMLPKGPLGYAMLKKMKVYAGNEHPHTAQQPKALEV
- a CDS encoding peptidylprolyl isomerase, whose product is MTQVKLSTSAGDIVLELDEVKAPITVANFVQYVKDGHYDNTVFHRVIDGFMVQGGGFAPGMKEKKSRDNIKNEADNGLKNDAYTVAMARTPEPHSASAQFFINVANNDFLNFRAATPQGYGYAVFGKVVEGKEVVDAIKGVKTGNSGFHQDVPKEDVLIVKAEVLG
- a CDS encoding GAF domain-containing protein encodes the protein MAENLIIAGGDKAARYASLLPQLAALLDGETNLTARLANTAAALKQSFDWLWVGFYLVDGDELVLGPFQGPVACFRIRHGRGVCGTAWARNETQLVADVDAFPGHIACSSASRSEVVVPLRNAQGGVIGVLDVDSERLGDFDDVDACELEAIAALVVSQAGENK
- the ispD gene encoding 2-C-methyl-D-erythritol 4-phosphate cytidylyltransferase codes for the protein MTSAIALVPAAGSGSRMASETPKQYLDLLGKPLIWHTLTALHAVAALGRIFVVVSPEDEWWDAYDWQGFERLVVMRCGGDSRAESVLSGLQALSLFTASDTWVLVHDAARPCVDPAQVAGMIDALRDDPVGGILALPVADTLKRATAGDRIAATTSRAGLWQAQTPQMFRLAVLAGALETGMGPDITDEASALEKQGESPRLLMGSPWNLKVTYPHDLQLASLILAARNGTEWPKT
- a CDS encoding formate/nitrite transporter family protein, whose product is MSSSPSSSTLRSPAEIVGYIAHAGAEKARLHPGRLLGIAVLGGMFIGIGTILAVIVAGGCTGLAVSNPGLVKFIFGALFPLGFIAVTLTGADLFTSNCALGASAVLRGELGVGEMLRFWGISYFGNFIGAVGAAYFLVYLTHLITPGDPATAYLIGIAQGKTSHPFMMTFMKGVLANVLVCVATMQGYSAKDTFGRVLGIWFPVMAFVTLGMEHSIANMFIIPAAMLGGLDVSWGHFIVSNLIPATLGNIVGGALVIGLPYTLIYGEQNAPRFGRQRRVTDADKEQCGVPDTMK
- a CDS encoding DUF6776 family protein, yielding MPLRRLYRLQRARLTATPLTLRPALGWRGRAWRVLVCLSALALAFVAGDWFGGRQARELARQQWQDKIVANAAGQSQRDSLAAQSVAAQQRFEVSEAARKALAAQLADAQQQLAGQQQRLAFFETLLTRNERNRPVELVRCDFEPVGEGRWRWRVLATQGAGRDAAFAGQLLPSATLREGSTRRRLDLAATPLAFRHYGSTEGELTLPVAAKVERIELKLVSEKDKQPLASCNNQQGEL
- the argC gene encoding N-acetyl-gamma-glutamyl-phosphate reductase, with translation MVKVGIVGGTGYTGVELLRLLAGHAGARIEAVTSRKEAGMQVAEMFPSLRGRVDVAFSTPEEANLKGCDVVFFATPHGVAMAQARELLDAGVKVIDLAADFRLKDPAEFAKWYAMEHSCTDLLDEAVYGLAEVNRDAIKAARLIGMAGCYPTSVQLGLLPLLEGGQQLIEADTLIADCKSGVSGAGRKAEVGTLFAESSDNFKAYAVKGHRHSPEINQGLSAIHGAPVSLTFVPHLTPMIRGIHSTIYARIKPEGRDTDFQQLFEDRYAGEPFVDVMPAGSCPETRSVRGSNIARIAVHRPGNGDLLVILVVEDNLVKGASGQAVQVMNLMFGLPETQGLDVVPLLP